In one window of Leifsonia sp. NPDC080035 DNA:
- the dhaM gene encoding dihydroxyacetone kinase phosphoryl donor subunit DhaM → MADKVGIVFVSHSVQMAEGAVALAGQMAPSVRLVAAGGTDDDGIGTSFAKVMTAVGEADGGAGVVVVSDLGSALLTAETVLDMLPDEERERVRVVDGPYVEGGIAAAVAAETGADLAGVAAAVEGARSTWAGAETATEPAAAPEPAAASAPGAPTPGAPTPGAGYTREVLVRNPQGLHARPAAEFVKLANTFPVKVTVNGKDAKSLLGVMSLGLVAGSTASIASADDGGAEAVDALADLVETGFGEA, encoded by the coding sequence ATGGCTGACAAGGTCGGGATCGTCTTCGTCTCGCACAGCGTGCAGATGGCCGAGGGCGCCGTGGCGCTCGCCGGTCAGATGGCTCCGTCCGTCCGCCTGGTCGCGGCCGGCGGTACGGACGACGACGGCATCGGAACGAGTTTCGCGAAGGTGATGACGGCGGTCGGCGAGGCCGACGGCGGCGCGGGGGTGGTGGTCGTCAGCGACCTCGGCTCCGCCCTCCTGACGGCGGAGACCGTGCTCGACATGCTGCCGGACGAGGAGCGCGAGCGTGTCCGGGTCGTCGACGGGCCGTACGTCGAGGGCGGGATCGCCGCGGCCGTCGCCGCGGAGACCGGTGCCGACCTCGCCGGGGTCGCCGCGGCGGTGGAGGGGGCACGGTCGACGTGGGCGGGAGCGGAGACGGCGACCGAGCCGGCCGCCGCGCCCGAGCCCGCTGCTGCATCAGCCCCCGGCGCACCGACCCCCGGCGCACCGACACCCGGCGCTGGATACACGCGCGAGGTGCTCGTCCGCAACCCGCAGGGGCTGCACGCGCGTCCCGCGGCCGAGTTCGTGAAGCTCGCGAACACGTTCCCGGTGAAGGTGACCGTGAACGGCAAGGACGCGAAGAGCCTCCTCGGCGTGATGTCGCTCGGCCTCGTCGCAGGGTCCACCGCATCCATCGCCTCCGCCGACGACGGGGGAGCGGAGGCCGTCGACGCGCTCGCCGACCTCGTCGAGACCGGGTTCGGCGAGGCCTGA
- the dhaL gene encoding dihydroxyacetone kinase subunit DhaL, with amino-acid sequence MTLDTNWVTSWISAAAAAVGDHKQELNTLDREIGDGDHGENMDRGMRASVDALAKLPDDATPNAALRSVAMTLISTVGGASGPLYGTAFLKAAEPVGDRTDIDGDALVAMLTAARDGIVSRGKAEPGDKTMVDAWTPAVEAASAALAAGDAPAAILSAAADAAEQGAAATEPLVARKGRASYLGERSAGHRDPGAQSTALLLRAAAGAAE; translated from the coding sequence ATGACGCTGGACACGAACTGGGTCACGTCCTGGATCTCGGCCGCCGCGGCCGCGGTGGGCGATCACAAGCAGGAGCTGAACACCCTGGACAGGGAGATCGGCGACGGCGACCACGGCGAGAACATGGACCGCGGGATGCGCGCCTCCGTGGACGCCCTGGCGAAACTGCCGGACGACGCGACGCCGAACGCGGCACTGCGCTCGGTGGCGATGACCCTCATCTCGACGGTCGGCGGTGCATCCGGGCCGCTCTACGGCACGGCCTTCCTGAAGGCCGCGGAACCGGTCGGCGACCGTACCGATATCGACGGCGACGCGCTCGTGGCGATGCTCACCGCAGCGCGCGACGGCATCGTGTCCCGCGGCAAGGCGGAACCGGGCGACAAGACGATGGTCGACGCCTGGACCCCCGCGGTGGAGGCGGCCTCGGCCGCCCTCGCCGCGGGGGACGCCCCTGCGGCCATCCTCTCCGCCGCTGCGGACGCGGCGGAGCAGGGTGCCGCGGCGACGGAGCCGCTCGTGGCCAGGAAGGGCCGCGCCAGCTACCTTGGCGAGCGCTCCGCCGGTCACCGCGACCCCGGTGCCCAGTCGACCGCGCTGCTGCTGCGCGCCGCCGCCGGCGCTGCGGAGTGA
- the dhaK gene encoding dihydroxyacetone kinase subunit DhaK → MKKLINDVPDVVAESLAGFGRAHADIVRVSQDPRFVSRADGPVRGKVGLVSGGGSGHEPLHAGFVGKGMLDAAVPGEVFTSPTPMPIVEATKAADGGAGVLHIVKNYTGDVLNFETAADLVGAEGITVKAVVTNDDVAVQDSLYTAGRRGVAGTVLVEKIAGAAAERGDDLDAVTAVAEKVNANVRSIGLALTDGTVPHAGEPGFVLPEDEIEFGVGIHGEPGRERIKLEPADRLVDRMMDAILSDLPFSSGDTVLLFVNGMGGTPLSELYILFRRAAEILDERGITLGRSLVGDYVTSLEMQGASISVLKLDDELTALWDAPVHTAALRWGL, encoded by the coding sequence ATGAAGAAGCTCATCAACGACGTACCCGACGTCGTGGCGGAGTCCCTCGCGGGCTTCGGCCGAGCTCACGCGGACATCGTCCGGGTGTCCCAGGACCCCCGCTTCGTCTCCAGGGCCGACGGCCCGGTGCGCGGCAAGGTCGGTCTCGTCAGCGGCGGTGGCAGCGGCCACGAGCCTCTCCACGCCGGCTTCGTCGGGAAGGGGATGCTGGATGCTGCAGTGCCGGGCGAGGTGTTCACATCGCCGACGCCGATGCCGATCGTCGAGGCCACCAAGGCCGCCGACGGCGGAGCGGGCGTGCTGCACATCGTCAAGAACTACACGGGCGACGTGCTGAACTTCGAGACCGCGGCCGACCTGGTCGGGGCGGAGGGCATCACGGTCAAGGCGGTCGTCACCAACGACGACGTCGCCGTGCAGGACTCGTTGTACACCGCGGGCAGGCGTGGCGTCGCAGGCACCGTGCTCGTCGAGAAGATCGCAGGCGCGGCGGCCGAGCGCGGTGACGACCTCGACGCGGTGACGGCGGTGGCGGAGAAGGTGAACGCCAACGTCCGCTCGATCGGGCTGGCGCTGACCGACGGCACCGTGCCGCACGCCGGCGAGCCCGGGTTCGTGCTGCCGGAGGACGAGATCGAGTTCGGCGTCGGCATCCACGGCGAGCCCGGCCGCGAGCGGATCAAGCTGGAGCCGGCTGACCGGCTCGTCGACCGGATGATGGACGCGATCCTCTCCGACCTGCCGTTCTCCTCCGGCGACACCGTGCTGCTGTTCGTGAACGGGATGGGCGGGACGCCGTTGTCGGAGCTGTACATCCTGTTCCGCCGCGCCGCCGAGATCCTCGACGAGCGGGGCATCACGCTCGGCCGCTCCCTCGTCGGCGACTACGTCACGTCGCTCGAGATGCAGGGCGCCTCCATCTCCGTGCTGAAGCTGGACGACGAGCTGACCGCGCTCTGGGATGCTCCCGTGCACACCGCCGCCCTCCGCTGGGGCCTGTAG
- the trpD gene encoding anthranilate phosphoribosyltransferase, which produces MTEKQSWSSVLTSLLAREDLSVADAAWAMDQVMTGEATEAQLAAFLVALRAKGETVDEIVGFRDAILDHAVPLPVDPMALDIVGTGGDRFGTVNVSTTASIVAAAAGVPVIKHGNRAASSSSGSSDVLAALGIDLTLPPERVAQVLQETGITFAFASAFHPGFANAGPVRSQLGVPTVFNFLGPLCNPARPEASAVGVASLDRIPLIVGVFQTRGATALVFRGDDGLDELSTTGHSHVWEVSRGLVTEHDIDPRDLGLPRARIDDLLGKDAAYNAAVVRAVLAGEEGPVRDIVLLNAAAGLVSYELASDPSRVQVSILDRFRSQMAVAAQAVDSGAAASKLDEWVAATH; this is translated from the coding sequence ATGACGGAAAAGCAGTCCTGGTCGTCCGTGCTCACCTCTCTCCTCGCACGCGAGGACCTGAGTGTCGCGGACGCGGCGTGGGCCATGGACCAGGTCATGACGGGTGAGGCGACGGAGGCCCAGCTCGCCGCATTCCTCGTCGCGCTGCGCGCCAAGGGCGAGACCGTCGACGAGATCGTCGGCTTCCGCGACGCCATCCTCGACCACGCCGTCCCGCTGCCCGTCGACCCGATGGCGCTGGACATCGTCGGAACGGGCGGCGACCGGTTCGGCACGGTGAACGTGTCGACGACGGCGTCGATCGTCGCCGCGGCCGCAGGCGTCCCCGTCATCAAGCACGGCAACCGCGCGGCCAGCTCGTCCTCCGGCTCCTCCGACGTCCTCGCGGCGCTCGGCATCGACCTGACGCTGCCTCCGGAGCGGGTCGCCCAGGTGCTGCAGGAGACCGGGATCACGTTCGCGTTCGCGAGCGCGTTCCACCCCGGCTTCGCCAACGCCGGCCCGGTGCGCTCCCAGCTCGGCGTCCCGACGGTCTTCAACTTCCTCGGCCCGCTGTGCAACCCGGCGCGGCCGGAGGCGTCCGCGGTCGGCGTCGCGTCGCTGGACCGCATCCCGCTCATCGTCGGCGTGTTCCAGACCCGCGGCGCGACCGCGCTGGTCTTCCGTGGCGACGACGGGCTCGACGAGCTGTCGACCACCGGTCACAGCCACGTCTGGGAGGTCTCGCGAGGCCTCGTCACCGAGCACGACATCGACCCACGCGACCTGGGCCTGCCCCGCGCGCGGATCGACGACCTGCTGGGAAAGGACGCCGCGTACAACGCGGCGGTCGTGCGTGCCGTGCTCGCGGGCGAAGAAGGCCCCGTGCGCGACATCGTCCTGCTCAACGCGGCGGCCGGGCTCGTGTCCTACGAGCTCGCGTCCGACCCGTCGAGGGTCCAGGTGTCCATCCTGGATCGGTTCCGTTCGCAAATGGCGGTCGCCGCCCAGGCGGTCGACTCCGGGGCCGCGGCCTCGAAGCTCGACGAATGGGTCGCGGCGACGCACTGA
- a CDS encoding heme-copper oxidase subunit III translates to MGYVTSTSITPTTSAPAINRPNVVAVGTIVWLGSEVMFFAGLFAIYFTLKSTSPDLWAAETQHLNIPYAATNTLILVLSSVTCQFGVFAAERMQPRRAGGILQFWRWGMVEWFTLTYIMGAIFVSGQVLEYATLVSEGISLSSNAYGSAFYLTTGFHALHVTGGLIAFLLVIGRAFAVKVFGHKEATSAIVVSYYWHFVDVVWIGLFAVIYIIR, encoded by the coding sequence ATGGGTTACGTGACGAGCACTTCCATTACCCCTACTACGAGTGCGCCGGCCATCAACCGGCCCAATGTCGTGGCCGTCGGCACGATCGTGTGGCTCGGCTCCGAGGTGATGTTCTTCGCGGGACTCTTCGCGATCTACTTCACGCTCAAGTCGACCTCCCCCGATCTGTGGGCAGCCGAGACGCAGCACTTGAACATCCCGTACGCGGCGACCAACACGCTCATCCTGGTGCTGAGCTCGGTCACCTGCCAGTTCGGCGTCTTCGCCGCGGAGCGCATGCAGCCGCGCCGCGCCGGGGGCATCCTCCAGTTCTGGAGGTGGGGAATGGTCGAGTGGTTCACGCTCACGTACATCATGGGTGCGATCTTCGTCTCCGGCCAGGTGCTCGAGTACGCGACGCTCGTCTCCGAGGGCATCTCGCTCAGCTCCAACGCGTACGGCTCCGCCTTCTACCTCACCACCGGCTTCCACGCCCTGCACGTCACCGGCGGCCTCATCGCCTTCCTCCTCGTCATCGGCCGTGCGTTCGCCGTCAAGGTGTTCGGCCACAAGGAGGCGACGAGCGCCATCGTCGTGTCGTACTACTGGCACTTCGTCGACGTCGTGTGGATCGGCCTGTTCGCGGTCATCTACATCATCAGATAA
- a CDS encoding c-type cytochrome produces the protein MRPRLSGTAKRGTARTSTAARKGGRRHPLATVALLAIGLGLTGGAYAAFTTTTASAEQPQVQSATKSSVDEGQKLFQANCATCHGMNAEGTTNAPSLIGVGAAAVDFQVGTGRMPMQMQGPQAPEKPVQFTDEQVTALADYVASLAPGPSIPEQKYLAGKGDAARGAELFRVNCAMCHNVAGAGGALTEGKYAPALTGVTAKHIYEAMVTGPQNMPVFNDLNIDPQGKADIITYLKYIQNNPSPGGFELGSLGPVAEGLFLWIFGLGAIVALTVWITAKSN, from the coding sequence ATGCGTCCCCGACTCTCCGGAACAGCCAAGCGCGGCACCGCTCGCACCAGCACCGCAGCGCGCAAGGGCGGCCGTCGTCACCCGCTCGCCACCGTCGCGCTGCTCGCCATCGGCCTCGGCCTCACCGGCGGCGCCTACGCCGCCTTCACCACCACGACCGCGTCGGCCGAGCAGCCGCAGGTCCAGTCGGCGACCAAGTCGTCCGTCGACGAGGGCCAGAAGCTCTTCCAGGCCAACTGCGCCACCTGTCACGGCATGAACGCCGAGGGCACCACCAACGCTCCGAGCCTCATCGGCGTCGGGGCTGCCGCGGTCGACTTCCAGGTCGGCACCGGCCGCATGCCCATGCAGATGCAGGGCCCGCAGGCGCCGGAGAAGCCGGTCCAGTTCACCGACGAGCAGGTCACGGCCCTCGCCGACTACGTCGCCTCCCTGGCCCCCGGCCCGTCCATCCCGGAGCAGAAGTACCTGGCGGGCAAGGGCGACGCCGCCCGCGGCGCCGAGCTCTTCCGCGTCAACTGCGCCATGTGCCACAACGTCGCCGGCGCCGGTGGCGCGCTCACCGAGGGCAAGTACGCCCCGGCCCTCACCGGTGTCACCGCCAAGCACATCTACGAGGCCATGGTCACCGGCCCGCAGAACATGCCGGTGTTCAACGACCTGAACATCGACCCGCAGGGCAAGGCCGACATCATCACGTACCTCAAGTACATCCAGAACAACCCGTCGCCGGGCGGCTTCGAGCTCGGTTCGCTCGGCCCGGTGGCCGAGGGTCTGTTCCTGTGGATCTTCGGTCTCGGCGCCATCGTCGCGCTGACCGTGTGGATCACGGCGAAATCTAATTAG